A stretch of the Leptospiraceae bacterium genome encodes the following:
- a CDS encoding DUF1564 family protein, whose product MKEDKLEEVLKRVDEKLKLLKEEETVNKKGIFRDGKTFSNQENISTEPNARLIEVSSSLMIPEIYSEALKKKLKKYKGFKLYLHYLLRKYDIHIVNGLIPNYSNVTTKYQEKDQELLKVGIRPWGSDWGELQLLRCSHGVSMSAIFVYLLKADSLDFAKTVSEFLVKAGIPSLPNLDFNGEIRLEQKKFFFRRVFRYQESIYN is encoded by the coding sequence ATGAAAGAAGATAAGTTAGAAGAAGTTTTGAAAAGAGTCGATGAAAAATTGAAATTATTGAAAGAAGAAGAAACAGTGAATAAGAAAGGAATTTTTAGAGACGGTAAAACTTTTAGCAATCAGGAAAATATTTCTACTGAGCCGAATGCGCGTCTAATAGAAGTTAGCTCTTCTCTCATGATTCCCGAAATATATTCCGAAGCCTTAAAAAAGAAATTAAAGAAGTATAAAGGCTTTAAGTTATATTTGCATTATCTGCTTCGAAAATACGATATTCATATAGTGAATGGGCTCATCCCGAACTATTCGAATGTGACGACTAAATATCAGGAAAAGGATCAAGAATTACTGAAAGTCGGGATTCGTCCGTGGGGATCGGATTGGGGAGAGCTTCAACTTCTTAGGTGTAGCCATGGTGTTTCTATGTCCGCCATTTTCGTATACTTACTAAAAGCCGACTCTCTCGATTTTGCGAAAACCGTTTCTGAATTTCTAGTAAAAGCTGGAATTCCAAGTTTACCCAATCTTGATTTCAACGGAGAGATACGCTTAGAGCAGAAAAAGTTCTTTTTTCGGAGAGTTTTTAGATATCAAGAGAGTATATATAACTAA
- a CDS encoding pseudouridine synthase, with product MYLAFNKPFQVLSQFKPLDEKKTLADYIHLPEKPRAVGRLDYDSEGLLLLSDDIRYIQKMTDPEEKIEKEYLVQVEGIPKDEDLSKFKMGIRTQTEIYKPAKAMLVVEPEFLRERNPPIRKRLNIPTSWLSIIIREGKNRQVRKMTAAIGFPTLRLIRIRVGEVALGGLMPGEFKRI from the coding sequence ATCTATCTCGCTTTTAATAAACCATTTCAAGTATTGTCCCAATTTAAACCGTTAGACGAAAAGAAAACACTAGCGGATTATATCCATTTGCCCGAAAAGCCAAGAGCAGTCGGGAGATTGGATTATGATAGCGAGGGACTACTCTTATTATCCGACGATATTCGCTATATCCAGAAAATGACTGACCCAGAGGAAAAAATCGAAAAAGAATATCTAGTTCAAGTGGAAGGGATTCCTAAGGATGAAGACTTGTCTAAATTTAAAATGGGAATTCGAACTCAAACTGAAATTTATAAACCTGCAAAAGCAATGCTTGTCGTTGAACCAGAATTTTTACGGGAAAGAAATCCACCCATTCGAAAGAGGTTAAATATTCCTACTTCGTGGCTAAGCATTATTATCCGGGAAGGAAAAAATAGGCAAGTGAGAAAAATGACGGCAGCGATTGGATTTCCTACTCTTCGTCTAATTCGAATTCGTGTTGGTGAAGTTGCGCTTGGAGGTTTGATGCCGGGTGAGTTTAAGAGAATTTAG
- a CDS encoding methyltransferase, protein MNLFSSNGLLSICLEKAGANSIVSIEDSRKAIAVHISNLNLPEPEIDVKDSAEKNANDFKIGKHLIFKADIFKQLKSILEKTKLKFDVIIIDPPSLTASDKDKVTARQIYKRLIAESMQHLQEKGTLILCSCSNRIHPNDFEKICKEAITESGRKVKNPIRLQNEIDHPIITTFPEGNYFKAHIYHDLSRF, encoded by the coding sequence CTGAATCTTTTTTCATCTAACGGGCTACTTTCTATTTGCCTCGAAAAGGCAGGCGCCAATTCAATTGTTTCCATAGAAGATAGTCGAAAAGCAATCGCAGTTCATATATCCAATTTAAATTTGCCTGAGCCTGAAATAGATGTGAAAGACTCAGCTGAGAAGAATGCCAATGATTTTAAAATTGGAAAGCATTTAATCTTCAAAGCAGATATATTTAAACAACTAAAATCGATATTAGAAAAAACTAAATTAAAATTTGATGTAATCATCATCGATCCACCCAGTCTGACAGCTAGCGACAAAGACAAAGTAACCGCAAGGCAGATTTACAAAAGACTCATTGCAGAGTCAATGCAGCATCTACAAGAAAAAGGAACGCTAATTCTATGTTCCTGTTCCAATCGAATTCACCCAAATGACTTCGAAAAGATCTGCAAAGAAGCGATTACAGAATCCGGTAGAAAAGTAAAAAATCCTATCCGATTACAAAATGAAATTGATCACCCTATCATAACAACCTTTCCCGAAGGTAACTACTTCAAAGCCCATATATACCATGATCTATCTCGCTTTTAA